In one window of Primulina tabacum isolate GXHZ01 chromosome 8, ASM2559414v2, whole genome shotgun sequence DNA:
- the LOC142554840 gene encoding photosystem II reaction center W protein, chloroplastic-like, which produces MAAISTFASTSPIARAAPAQRRFAVRPSAVIGLPSMSNINTGKVRCTMEGGKGTEESESKLGVAASSFMASACAAAMSSPAALALVDDRLSTEGTGLPFGLSNNLLVWILAGVFALIWALYFVYTASLDEDEESGLSL; this is translated from the exons ATGGCTGCCATCTCTACTTTCGCCTCCACCTCGCCAATTGCACGCGCCGCCCCGGCACAGAGAAGGTTCGCCGTGCGGCCCTCCGCCGTCATCG GGCTACCATCGATGTCAAATATTAACACGGGGAAAGTGAGGTGTACCATGGAAGGAGGAAAGGGTACAGAGGAGAGTGAATCGAAGTTGGGTGTGGCGGCTTCTTCGTTTATGGCGTCGGCCTGTGCGGCAGCCATGTCTAGCCCCGCCGCGCTGGCGCTGGTGGACGATAGGTTGAGCACGGAAGGAACCGGGCTGCCATTCGGGCTGAGCAACAACCTCTTGGTGTGGATTCTTGCGGGTGTGTTCGCTCTGATTTGGGCACTTTACTTTGTGTACACCGCTTCCCTTGATGAGGATGAGGAGTCTGGCTTGTCCCTCTAA